In the genome of bacterium, one region contains:
- a CDS encoding ABC transporter permease subunit yields MAAGRSWRNISNVVRKEWLNALRTPNSVLFMTLFPILITVQVLFVIWLVVSIAGPEALSTTIFHEGVQKLARITPAVTSLSPIDRFKLFFYSLMPLYILLIPAMVANGLATFSIIEEKQTGTLEPLLATPVKTWELLIAKALYGAIPAVLVTWICAVLFLAGVAIIGPVSLLHLVVSLEFVLSLILVVPLVTLLSFLVGVIGSSRARDAKGAQNLAILIVLPLFGIVAIQLLGILVFKPIMIILLSVAILLIDILVLRLAVRLFHRESIITKWK; encoded by the coding sequence ATGGCAGCAGGTAGATCGTGGCGCAACATCTCAAATGTGGTTCGAAAGGAATGGCTCAACGCTTTAAGAACTCCGAATTCGGTACTCTTCATGACCCTTTTCCCGATTCTCATCACGGTGCAGGTTCTTTTTGTCATCTGGCTCGTTGTAAGCATTGCCGGGCCTGAGGCGCTTTCAACAACCATATTCCACGAGGGGGTTCAGAAACTTGCACGGATTACTCCTGCCGTTACATCCCTTTCTCCGATTGATAGATTCAAACTCTTTTTTTATTCGCTCATGCCTTTGTACATACTTCTTATCCCTGCGATGGTCGCAAACGGGCTTGCCACCTTCTCCATAATCGAGGAAAAACAAACAGGCACGCTTGAACCGCTTCTTGCGACGCCTGTCAAGACCTGGGAGCTTCTTATAGCAAAAGCGCTTTACGGTGCGATTCCTGCTGTACTTGTTACATGGATATGTGCAGTGCTGTTCCTTGCCGGGGTAGCGATCATCGGTCCTGTATCACTGCTGCATCTTGTTGTCTCTCTTGAGTTTGTATTATCCTTGATTCTTGTAGTGCCTTTAGTTACTTTGCTGAGTTTCCTTGTAGGGGTTATAGGTTCTTCTCGCGCGCGCGATGCAAAAGGCGCCCAGAACTTGGCGATACTCATTGTGCTTCCATTGTTTGGAATCGTCGCAATTCAGCTTCTTGGCATTCTGGTGTTTAAGCCGATTATGATTATTCTGCTATCCGTAGCAATTCTTCTTATCGATATTCTTGTTTTGAGGCTGGCTGTAAGGCTTTTCCATAGGGAGTCAATAATTACAAAGTGGAAGTAG
- a CDS encoding ABC transporter ATP-binding protein, whose product MQAVIETSKLTKKFGDLIAVDKLTLSVNKGEVLSFLGPNGAGKTTTIRMLAGVIAPTSGEARVAGILLNKELEGLHECIGLLTENPGFYERLTAAENLNFFARFYPGIDVNAQVSKYFALMGLTDRANDKVGRYSKGMKQRLALARAMLHEPRILFLDEPTAGLDPEAAREVRELIRQLKSQGRTIFLCTHNLEEAEELSDRIALFNTMLIALDKSKNLRRRLFDREVVVELETLNERILKSVRMRAYVKDAVEKSGKLAVKLLDFDKNRPLLIEAIVKAGGKVKSFYEAEHSLEEVYLSLMEESKDTKDGSR is encoded by the coding sequence ATGCAGGCAGTTATTGAGACAAGCAAACTCACAAAGAAGTTCGGGGATCTTATTGCAGTCGATAAACTAACCTTATCAGTAAATAAAGGAGAGGTTCTTTCGTTCCTTGGTCCGAATGGAGCAGGAAAGACGACGACCATTCGTATGCTTGCTGGAGTTATAGCGCCAACAAGCGGAGAGGCAAGGGTTGCAGGAATTCTCTTAAATAAAGAATTAGAAGGTTTGCATGAGTGCATAGGGCTTTTAACCGAGAATCCAGGGTTCTATGAAAGACTGACCGCAGCCGAAAATCTCAATTTTTTTGCACGCTTTTATCCCGGAATCGACGTAAACGCTCAAGTTTCAAAATATTTTGCTTTAATGGGATTGACTGATCGCGCAAACGATAAAGTCGGAAGATATTCAAAAGGGATGAAACAGCGACTTGCTCTGGCAAGGGCGATGCTTCACGAACCCAGAATCCTCTTCCTTGACGAACCTACTGCGGGTCTTGATCCCGAGGCTGCGCGAGAGGTGAGAGAACTTATCCGCCAGCTCAAATCGCAGGGGCGCACCATATTTCTCTGTACTCACAACCTCGAAGAAGCTGAAGAGCTATCTGACCGCATAGCATTATTTAATACAATGCTTATCGCTCTTGATAAATCGAAAAACCTCAGAAGAAGGCTTTTCGATAGGGAGGTGGTTGTAGAACTCGAGACTTTAAACGAAAGGATTCTTAAATCAGTCAGGATGCGTGCTTATGTAAAGGATGCAGTTGAAAAATCGGGCAAGCTTGCCGTAAAGCTTTTGGATTTCGACAAGAACCGACCCTTGCTGATTGAGGCGATAGTCAAGGCTGGAGGGAAGGTAAAAAGCTTTTATGAGGCCGAGCATTCTCTCGAGGAAGTATACTTGAGTCTCATGGAAGAATCGAAGGATACTAAAGATGGCAGCAGGTAG